In Prochlorococcus marinus CUG1415, the sequence AAGTCTGACTTAGAATTTATTAAAAAAGAAAGTTTAATTAAAGAGGTTTTCACCATATGTAAATCCGGTAAACGTTCTGAAAAAGCTTCACAAATCTTGTCTAAATTCAAAATTAAATCGAAATCTATTGAAGGTGGTATTAAAAAACTAAAAGAAATATTATCCAATTAATATTTTTAGGAATATTTTAGTAATCTACACCTCTTTTCAAATCAACTCCAACATTTGCATAATGCTTATGACAGACCATTTCAGAGTAAACATCGGCGAGTTCAAAGTATGAAGGTTCATTTTTACATCTTCCAGTAATGACAACTTCTGTTTCTGATGGTTTTTTTAAGAGCGTTTGATGTATTGATTCCACAGGGAGCAGCTCTAAATCAACAGTTGGATTCAATTCATCCAGAATAATTGTTTTGTACAAACCACTCAAAATCGCAGCTTTAGCAATTTCCCATGCTCTTTCAGCCTCAACATAATCAATTGGTTGTTGCTGACCTCTCCAAACGATCGCATCTCTGCCTGAGCGCAAATGATCTACCAAATGTGGGTAACTTTCTCTCAAAGCTTCTATGGCAGCATCTTCGGTATAACCATTCCCACCTTTTAACCACTGTAATATTAAAACTCTATGACTTTTATCTTGAGATATTCCTTTGCCAATAGCTTGAAGAGCCTTGCCAAGTGCACTTGTGGATTTACCTTTTCCTTCACCTGTATAAATCTCAATTCCACCATTACATCTACTTTTTCCTGTTAGTTTTTCTAAGTCTGCTGTTAAACGTGGTCTCATTTCTGAATGGAGTTGCGATATTCTTACCAAAGAAGAAGGGGCTGCCCTTCCTGTAATAATAATTTCCAGTCCATCAGGACGATTTTGAAGAGAAGCAACTACTTCCTTGATATCAAGCATGCCTAAATCAAGAACTGGATTCAACTCATCTAGTACCACTACAGAATAAAGAGAACTAGCAATTGCTCCTTTAGCAATATTCCAACCTCTTTCAGCCTCCCCAATATCAAACTTTGTCACCTCTTCAGCAGTAAAAAATTCCGACCTTCCTGTCCTCACATGGTCAATTAAGTGTGGGAAGCCTCTTTGCAGGGCCTCTATAGCCGAATCTTCATCGTATGAACGCTCAGGACCTTTTAGAAATCTTAAAAGTAGAACTCTTGACTGTCTTTTTTCGCATATTCCTAATCCTATTGTCCTGAGCACAACACCCAAAGCAGCCTGACTTTTGCCCTTACCCTCCCCATCATAAATATGCAATTGACCTTTGGATCTCTCTTGACTGTCACTTGCTGTGACGATTCCAATTCCTCTATTGCTACTTGTATTCGTCAATTGAACAAGGTGAATAAATTTAATCTAAGATATAGTTTAAGAATATTATTAAAAATTTAATAATAAATTCAACCTATTCATAGGTAATTTGAATTTTAAAGTAATTAGCATGTTCAATCAACTAGAAATTCTCTCTGATGAACAAAGTGAAAAGCTTTATACAATTAGAAGATACATTAAGAGTCTTGATAGCGTTTGTATTGCTTATTCAGGAGGAGTAGACAGTACATTAGTAGCATCATTAGCATTCGAACAATTGGGTTGCAAAGCCATAGCAATTACTGGTATTTCTCCTGCATTAGCCAATACACTTCGTGAAGAAGCAAGAAGTCAAGCAAAATGGATTGGAGTGAAGCATTTGGAAATTCAAACATCAGAATTAGACCAATCAAATTACAATAAAAATCCCAGGGATAGATGCTTTGCATGT encodes:
- a CDS encoding cob(I)yrinic acid a,c-diamide adenosyltransferase: MTNTSSNRGIGIVTASDSQERSKGQLHIYDGEGKGKSQAALGVVLRTIGLGICEKRQSRVLLLRFLKGPERSYDEDSAIEALQRGFPHLIDHVRTGRSEFFTAEEVTKFDIGEAERGWNIAKGAIASSLYSVVVLDELNPVLDLGMLDIKEVVASLQNRPDGLEIIITGRAAPSSLVRISQLHSEMRPRLTADLEKLTGKSRCNGGIEIYTGEGKGKSTSALGKALQAIGKGISQDKSHRVLILQWLKGGNGYTEDAAIEALRESYPHLVDHLRSGRDAIVWRGQQQPIDYVEAERAWEIAKAAILSGLYKTIILDELNPTVDLELLPVESIHQTLLKKPSETEVVITGRCKNEPSYFELADVYSEMVCHKHYANVGVDLKRGVDY